The Candidatus Poribacteria bacterium region CCGCTCTATCTTAGCAATTGCAGAAGAGGGTGGCATCCCAATTGGTGACGGTGAAGTCATCATGCCTGATCCCTTTCTCGTCGGTAGAAATCCAGCAAAATTAGAGAAGCTCTCCGAAACCACCGGTGTTGAAAAATGGAGCACTGATCTCGACGCTGCCCTCGCCGACGACGCTTATAGCGTCTATTTCGACGCACAGGTTACGTCCCGTCGGGTTGACGCGGTGGAAGCTGCAATATCCGCTGGCAAACACATCTATTGTGAAAAACCGACTGCTACCACGACTGCGGATGCGTATCGCCTCTATGAGCAAGCAGCGAAGGCAGGACTCAAAAACGGTGTCGTTCAGGACAAACTCTGGTTACCCGGCATTCAGAAACTGAAACGTTTGATAGATGCAGACTTTTTCGGGCGGATCATTGCTGTCCGTGGCGAGTTCGGTTATTGGGTCTTCCAAGGCGATGCCATTCCAACACAACGTCCCTCTTGGAACTACCGTGTTGAAGACGGTGGCGGCATTATTCTCGATATGTTCAGCCACTGGCGATATGTTATTGACAACCTTTTCGGAGCAATCAAAGCGGTCTCCTGTATCGCTGCCACACATCTCCCGAAACGGTGGGACGAAGAAGACAAACCTTACGCATGTACCGCTGAGGATGCTGCCTATGCGACGTTTGAATTGGAGAACGGTATCATTGCACATTTTAACTCATCATGGGCAGTCAGAGTCCGCCGCGACGATCTGCTAACGATACACGTGGACGGTTTGAACGGGTCCGCCGTTGTAGGTTTGAGAGATTGCTGGATCCAACCGCTCTCTGGCACCCCGCGTCCTGTCTGGAATCCCGACATCGAACAACCGATCAAATTCTTCGACGGTTGGCTCAAGGTCCCAGAGCA contains the following coding sequences:
- a CDS encoding Gfo/Idh/MocA family oxidoreductase, whose protein sequence is MTNHTQKTHRVGIIMNGVTGRMGTNQHLIRSILAIAEEGGIPIGDGEVIMPDPFLVGRNPAKLEKLSETTGVEKWSTDLDAALADDAYSVYFDAQVTSRRVDAVEAAISAGKHIYCEKPTATTTADAYRLYEQAAKAGLKNGVVQDKLWLPGIQKLKRLIDADFFGRIIAVRGEFGYWVFQGDAIPTQRPSWNYRVEDGGGIILDMFSHWRYVIDNLFGAIKAVSCIAATHLPKRWDEEDKPYACTAEDAAYATFELENGIIAHFNSSWAVRVRRDDLLTIHVDGLNGSAVVGLRDCWIQPLSGTPRPVWNPDIEQPIKFFDGWLKVPEQEDYENAFRAQWELFLRHVVADEPFPWTLLAGAKGVQLAEKGMESWQTRKWVELPELAAL